The Pristiophorus japonicus isolate sPriJap1 chromosome 28, sPriJap1.hap1, whole genome shotgun sequence genomic sequence TCTTCAACTGGGGACAGCAGCTGCACTTCTTTTTGTTTTTACCAAATTCGAATAAAGggatgggcaattatttgggctggactaGCACTTAACAATTTTGCTGAAATGTTGCGTTCCACCCACCAATAGTTCCCTTACGTCACGTGAATGCACGGTCATCCACGAATTGCATGGTCCCACACAGTCAGGTCCCCAACTCTTGCCACTGGAGGAGATACTGTGCATGTGCGGCTGCATAGTGGCCAATCACGCAGCAAATTTAAATGGACCGCACTCGAAAACAAATGAGTGGGGCAATTGCATAATTATAAACATTGCATAAATATAAATTCTAATAGTAGTCAGATGTTATCTTACATTCACATAATTTATTCGATATGCTTAGAAGCGAATCAAAGAAAAAATAGAAATGTACGGTAACTTCTGCTCTCTATAAACCAGTGTTGTGAAATAGAACTTCACCCCCTTTCGACCCTGTTTCAGCTTTCattccccacctcagtcatcatttagcaccccccacccgccccccaaaCCCCGTAAAGATTAcgaatgccgtcccaattggtgccagatgaaaacTAACGTGCCATCATACTTTGGATATCGGGAGAATAAAGATGCAGTGCTGGTCACTTTCTTCGGTGAAAGAGTTGTGGAGATTAGCAGTCACGACtccactctaaattggatagggcatattACAGGACACAATGTATGCTGGATACGACGTCCGCCATTGCGTCCCAGAATCAcggaatggatccttttcagatagGGCCCGGGAGAAGCAATTTCGAGTATTATGAATTTGAGTGAATAATTTCTACATTTTCTCCTTAGCTgatgttccagtctgtctgtgacCCATGAGAATTGGAAGGCGATAGAAGAATTGTATTCGACTCGAAAGGTTAACTCTACTTCTTCTCCAAAGATGCtctctgaccagctgagatttccagcatgttcttttTTTATTATAGATAAACGTGCAGCGCGAACTTCCGCACGCATTCAATTTTTGTCCCATCCTGGGAGCAGGATAGAATTATTGGCGTGCCGGATCTGGCCAGCTGGCTTTATTTTACCCACGACTATTCTAATGGCGCTGTAACAAATATGGTGCATGTCAACCTAAACAATGATAAACACGAAACAACGGCTGCCTTGCTCCTAGTGCATATGAAAATATCTAATGATTAGCAGTACAATTCAAGGTAGAGAATTCCGGGGAAGAATATTGATGATTATAGTGGAAGCACTTGGACCAACCTCAGTACTGAGCTCAAATGGTTTTACTATTAATTAATTTAACAATAAGTGTCACTGGATATTTCACTGCACTCTTGAATTGCTCTCTGAACTTGGTCTGTGTTACCCCATAAATAAATGTGTTCGTGCAGCAACTTAAATTCCGCAGTATATATCCGACTTGTTCAAATATATATAAGGAATCATTGTGATCATAATTATTTGTGTTTGTAATAGTAATATAGAAGAATTCTATAACATATAAAAGCCACAGCAGTATGAAACTCCCTGAAACAGTGAAGAGTAAAATAatagacttcctcctgctctccatctctgggtcactgataTTCTCTCCCTTGCTTTCCCCCCTCAGTCCCTTACGGAcacgactggccactaaaatgtgtctgaccgtcagagcattgagcaacaaAATTAAACCGAATGGGAGCAATGGGGTTAAAATCGTATCAAACCAGTCAAATGCCACCCATCCTGGCTCAGTATAGTAGCTTGATTTGATATCACATAACCATGGTACATTGTTGATTATCTCTCCGGATTTATATGTGAAATAATAGGGAATGTTTTTCAAACAGAGCACAAGGCAGGAGCTTGCTAGaaccacatttgcagttttcccggTGCAATAatttgttttcagcttctggcaacaaatagcCACAAAGCG encodes the following:
- the LOC139239572 gene encoding probable G-protein coupled receptor 139, with the protein product MNVSLQIIRKICYVALAVIGVPVNLVAIVILSRGKCGLSTCITRYLVAMAASDQLVIIIEVILNRISSYFFPGSFLRITPICSVIKILRRASIDCSVWLTIAFSFDRFVAICCQKLKTNYCTGKTANVVLASSCLVLCLKNIPYYFTYKSGEIINNVPWLCDIKSSYYTEPGWVAFDWFDTILTPLLPFGLILLLNALTVRHILVASRVRKGLRGESKGENISDPEMESRRKSIILLFTVSGSFILLWLLYVIEFFYITITNTNNYDHNDSLYIFEQVGYILRNLSCCTNTFIYGVTQTKFREQFKSAVKYPVTLIVKLINSKTI